In the genome of Megalops cyprinoides isolate fMegCyp1 chromosome 7, fMegCyp1.pri, whole genome shotgun sequence, one region contains:
- the LOC118780281 gene encoding glucose-6-phosphate 1-dehydrogenase-like isoform X2, with translation MKKMTALPLSRAEVFGQLRKELHDDKEFHQSDVHIFIIMGASGDLAKKKIYPTLWWLFRDGLLPEETHFVGFARSDLTVDAIRTACLPHMKVADGEAERLSAFFSRNSYLSGRYNEESSFSQLHTHLCALPGGGGANRLFYLALPPSVYHDVTKNIRHHCMSRKGWNRVIVEKPFGRDLQSSEELSAHLSSLFSEDQIYRIDHYLGKEMVQNLMVLRFGNRIFGPVWNRDSVACVVLTFKEPFGTQGRGGYFDDFGIIRDVMQNHLLQMLSLVAMEKPASTSSDDVRDEKVKVLKCISPVSLSDVVLGQYGGNPAGEGDAKLGYLDDPTVPKGSHTATFATAVLYVHNERWDGVPFILRCGKALNERKAEVRLQFTDVPGDIFSDQCQRNELVVRVQPNEAIYAKMMSKKPGVYFSPEETELDLTYHSRYKDVKLPDAYERLILDVFCGSQMHFVRSDELREAWRIFTPLLHQIEQEKTVPIPYTYGSRGPPEADELVKRVGFRYEGTYKWVNPHTQ, from the exons ATGA agaAGATGACGGCCCTTCCCCTCTCTCGAGCTGAGGTATTTGGGCAGCTGAGGAAGGAGCTGCATGACGACAAGGAGTTCCACCAGTCAGACGTGCACATCTTCATCATCATGGGGGCTTCG GGAGATCTGGCCAAAAAGAAAATCTACCCTACCCTCTG GTGGTTGTTCAGAGATGGACTGCTCCCAGAGGAGACTCACTTTGTGGGCTTCGCCCGCTCTGACCTGACAGTGGATGCAATCCGTACTGCTTGCCTGCCTCACATGAAG GTGGCAGATGGTGAAGCTGAGCGTCTATCGGCATTCTTCAGTCGAAACTCGTACCTGAGTGGGAGGTACAATGAAGAAAGCTCCTTCTCACAGCTGCACACGCACCTGTGCGCCCTtcctggggggggaggggcaaacCGCCTCTTCTACCTGGCCCTGCCCCCCAGCGTCTACCATGACGTCACCAAGAACATCCGCCACCACTGCATGAGCAGAAA GGGATGGAACAGAGTGATTGTGGAGAAGCCCTTCGGCCGTGACCTGCAGAGCTCGGAGGAGCTGTCTGCCCATCTGTCCTCCCTCTTCAGCGAGGACCAGATCTACCGCATCGACCACTACCTGGGCAAGGAGATGGTGCAGAACCTGATGGTGCTGAG GTTTGGGAACAGGATTTTTGGGCCTGTCTGGAATCGGGATAGCGTGGCTTGTGTGGTCCTGACTTTTAAAGAGCCCTTTGGCACCCAGGGGCGGGGTGGCTACTTTGATGACTTCGGGATCATCCG TGATGTCATGCAGAACCACCTGCTGCAGATGCTCAgcctggttgccatggagaagcCAGCCTCCACCAGCTCTGATGATGTGAGGGATGAGAAG GTAAAAGTTCTGAAGTGCATCAGTCCAGTGTCACTGTCTGATGTTGTACTGGGGCAGTATGGAGGCAATCCTGCGGGAGAGGGTGATGCCAAGCTGGGGTACCTGGATGACCCCACTGTCCCCAAAGGCTCTCACACCGCCACCTTTGCCACCGCTGTGCTGTATGTCCACAACGAGCGCTGGGATG gTGTGCCCTTCATCCTGCGGTGTGGCAAGGCCCTGAACGAGCGCAAGGCGGAGGTGCGGCTGCAGTTCACCGACGTGCCGGGCGATATCTTCTCAGACCAGTGCCAGCGTAATGAGTTGGTGGTGCGTGTGCAGCCCAATGAGGCCATCTACGCCAAGATGATGAGCAAGAAGCCGGGCGTCTACTTCAGCCCCGAGGAGACAGAGTTGGACCTCACCTACCACAGCCGCTACAAG GACGTGAAGCTCCCAGATGCGTACGAGCGGCTCATCCTTGATGTTTTCTGCGGGAGCCAGATGCACTTCGTCCGCAG tGATGAGTTGAGGGAAGCCTGGAGGATCTTCACTCCTCTTCTTCATCAAATTGAACAAGAGAAAACTGTTCCCATTCCATACACCTACGGAAG TCGAGGGCCCCCTGAGGCAGATGAACTGGTGAAAAGAGTGGGATTTCGATATGAAGGCACTTACAAGTGGGTCAACCCCCACACACAGTAA
- the LOC118780281 gene encoding glucose-6-phosphate 1-dehydrogenase-like isoform X3 has translation MTALPLSRAEVFGQLRKELHDDKEFHQSDVHIFIIMGASGDLAKKKIYPTLWWLFRDGLLPEETHFVGFARSDLTVDAIRTACLPHMKVADGEAERLSAFFSRNSYLSGRYNEESSFSQLHTHLCALPGGGGANRLFYLALPPSVYHDVTKNIRHHCMSRKGWNRVIVEKPFGRDLQSSEELSAHLSSLFSEDQIYRIDHYLGKEMVQNLMVLRFGNRIFGPVWNRDSVACVVLTFKEPFGTQGRGGYFDDFGIIRDVMQNHLLQMLSLVAMEKPASTSSDDVRDEKVKVLKCISPVSLSDVVLGQYGGNPAGEGDAKLGYLDDPTVPKGSHTATFATAVLYVHNERWDGVPFILRCGKALNERKAEVRLQFTDVPGDIFSDQCQRNELVVRVQPNEAIYAKMMSKKPGVYFSPEETELDLTYHSRYKDVKLPDAYERLILDVFCGSQMHFVRSDELREAWRIFTPLLHQIEQEKTVPIPYTYGSRGPPEADELVKRVGFRYEGTYKWVNPHTQ, from the exons ATGACGGCCCTTCCCCTCTCTCGAGCTGAGGTATTTGGGCAGCTGAGGAAGGAGCTGCATGACGACAAGGAGTTCCACCAGTCAGACGTGCACATCTTCATCATCATGGGGGCTTCG GGAGATCTGGCCAAAAAGAAAATCTACCCTACCCTCTG GTGGTTGTTCAGAGATGGACTGCTCCCAGAGGAGACTCACTTTGTGGGCTTCGCCCGCTCTGACCTGACAGTGGATGCAATCCGTACTGCTTGCCTGCCTCACATGAAG GTGGCAGATGGTGAAGCTGAGCGTCTATCGGCATTCTTCAGTCGAAACTCGTACCTGAGTGGGAGGTACAATGAAGAAAGCTCCTTCTCACAGCTGCACACGCACCTGTGCGCCCTtcctggggggggaggggcaaacCGCCTCTTCTACCTGGCCCTGCCCCCCAGCGTCTACCATGACGTCACCAAGAACATCCGCCACCACTGCATGAGCAGAAA GGGATGGAACAGAGTGATTGTGGAGAAGCCCTTCGGCCGTGACCTGCAGAGCTCGGAGGAGCTGTCTGCCCATCTGTCCTCCCTCTTCAGCGAGGACCAGATCTACCGCATCGACCACTACCTGGGCAAGGAGATGGTGCAGAACCTGATGGTGCTGAG GTTTGGGAACAGGATTTTTGGGCCTGTCTGGAATCGGGATAGCGTGGCTTGTGTGGTCCTGACTTTTAAAGAGCCCTTTGGCACCCAGGGGCGGGGTGGCTACTTTGATGACTTCGGGATCATCCG TGATGTCATGCAGAACCACCTGCTGCAGATGCTCAgcctggttgccatggagaagcCAGCCTCCACCAGCTCTGATGATGTGAGGGATGAGAAG GTAAAAGTTCTGAAGTGCATCAGTCCAGTGTCACTGTCTGATGTTGTACTGGGGCAGTATGGAGGCAATCCTGCGGGAGAGGGTGATGCCAAGCTGGGGTACCTGGATGACCCCACTGTCCCCAAAGGCTCTCACACCGCCACCTTTGCCACCGCTGTGCTGTATGTCCACAACGAGCGCTGGGATG gTGTGCCCTTCATCCTGCGGTGTGGCAAGGCCCTGAACGAGCGCAAGGCGGAGGTGCGGCTGCAGTTCACCGACGTGCCGGGCGATATCTTCTCAGACCAGTGCCAGCGTAATGAGTTGGTGGTGCGTGTGCAGCCCAATGAGGCCATCTACGCCAAGATGATGAGCAAGAAGCCGGGCGTCTACTTCAGCCCCGAGGAGACAGAGTTGGACCTCACCTACCACAGCCGCTACAAG GACGTGAAGCTCCCAGATGCGTACGAGCGGCTCATCCTTGATGTTTTCTGCGGGAGCCAGATGCACTTCGTCCGCAG tGATGAGTTGAGGGAAGCCTGGAGGATCTTCACTCCTCTTCTTCATCAAATTGAACAAGAGAAAACTGTTCCCATTCCATACACCTACGGAAG TCGAGGGCCCCCTGAGGCAGATGAACTGGTGAAAAGAGTGGGATTTCGATATGAAGGCACTTACAAGTGGGTCAACCCCCACACACAGTAA
- the LOC118780850 gene encoding putative nuclease HARBI1, producing the protein MADIDAVLFMVARRNIRRKAVRSQTKKRFRLHQNVQQLPDELLIQRCRFDRETIKYLCGVLNDKLVNPYAHNHPLSLEAKICAALAYYTSNSFQTAVGNFVGVSQSTISHAVTHVTDALVELGEQFIQFPPPESHQREKQQFCNIAGFPDVLGVVGCMHIAIRAPPGDPHTFLNHKSFHSLKVQITADVNSTITSVVARFPGSSKDSFIWSKSPMAARCAAGCLGTGHLLGGSGYPLRPWLLTPVRHPSCRAEELYNEALKKTHSTVMRTCQLLKKRFRCLEGTRVLNCFPEKCGRIIIACCVLHNIAVSRGVELPPNEGAAPGQRDRRDSREEEEEDKEDEGDEEEDTHYHLGKQKREAIIQQHFEKL; encoded by the exons ATGGCAGACATAGATGCAGTTCTTTTCATGGTTGCCAGACGGAATATCCGGCGAAAAGCCGTGCGTAGCCAAACCAAGAAGAGATTCAGACTTCATCAGAACGTGCAACAACTGCCCGATGAGCTACTAATACAGCGATGTCGTTTTGACAGAGAGACAATTAAATACTTATGTGGCGTTTTAAATGACAAACTGGTCAATCCGTATGCGCATAACCACCCTTTGTCATTGGAGGCGAAAATCTGCGCTGCTCTGGCCTACTATACCAGCAACTCTTTCCAGACAGCCGTGGGGAATTTTGTAGGAGTGTCACAGTCGACCATCAGCCACGCCGTCACCCACGTCACAGATGCTCTGGTGGAATTAGGCGAGCAGTTCATTCAGTTCCCTCCCCCCGAGTCGCACCAGCGGGAGAAGCAGCAGTTCTGCAACATTGCGGGGTTCCCTGATGTTCTGGGGGTCGTGGGGTGCATGCACATTGCAATCAGGGCGCCCCCTGGGGACCCACACACCTTCCTCAACCACAAGTCTTTTCACTCTCTGAAGGTTCAGATAACAGCAGATGTGAACTCCACCATCACCAGTGTGGTGGCTCGATTCCCTGGGTCCTCCAAGGACTCTTTCATCTGGAGTAAGAGCCCAATGGCAGCACGTTGTGCTGCTGGCTGTCTAGGCACAGGACATCTCCTTG GAGGGTCTGGGTACCCCCTCCGGCCCTGGCTCCTCACCCCAGTTCGCCATCCATCCTGTAGAGCAGAGGAGCTTTATAACGAGGCCCTGAAGAAGACCCACAGCACGGTGATGAGGACCTGCCAGCTCCTGAAGAAGCGCTTCCGCTGCCTGGAGGGGACCAGGGTCCTGAACTGCTTCCCTGAGAAGTGCGGCCGCATCATCATTGCTTGCTGTGTCCTCCATAACATCGCCGTTTCCCGTGGTGTGGAGCTGCCACCCAACGAGGGAGCAGCACCAGGGCAGAGGGACAGACGGgacagcagggaggaggaggaagaggacaagGAGGATGAAGGAGACGAGGAAGAGGACACACATTACCACCTTGGCAAGCAAAAACGAGAAGCCATCATTCAGCAGCACTTTGAAAAACTGTGA
- the LOC118780281 gene encoding glucose-6-phosphate 1-dehydrogenase-like isoform X1 — MAGGSVLGSGSPQLNLCGTKTAEKKMTALPLSRAEVFGQLRKELHDDKEFHQSDVHIFIIMGASGDLAKKKIYPTLWWLFRDGLLPEETHFVGFARSDLTVDAIRTACLPHMKVADGEAERLSAFFSRNSYLSGRYNEESSFSQLHTHLCALPGGGGANRLFYLALPPSVYHDVTKNIRHHCMSRKGWNRVIVEKPFGRDLQSSEELSAHLSSLFSEDQIYRIDHYLGKEMVQNLMVLRFGNRIFGPVWNRDSVACVVLTFKEPFGTQGRGGYFDDFGIIRDVMQNHLLQMLSLVAMEKPASTSSDDVRDEKVKVLKCISPVSLSDVVLGQYGGNPAGEGDAKLGYLDDPTVPKGSHTATFATAVLYVHNERWDGVPFILRCGKALNERKAEVRLQFTDVPGDIFSDQCQRNELVVRVQPNEAIYAKMMSKKPGVYFSPEETELDLTYHSRYKDVKLPDAYERLILDVFCGSQMHFVRSDELREAWRIFTPLLHQIEQEKTVPIPYTYGSRGPPEADELVKRVGFRYEGTYKWVNPHTQ, encoded by the exons AT GGCTGGGGGCAGTGTCCTTGGAAGTGGAAGTCCACAGTTAAACTTATGTGGAACAAAGACAGCAGAGA agaAGATGACGGCCCTTCCCCTCTCTCGAGCTGAGGTATTTGGGCAGCTGAGGAAGGAGCTGCATGACGACAAGGAGTTCCACCAGTCAGACGTGCACATCTTCATCATCATGGGGGCTTCG GGAGATCTGGCCAAAAAGAAAATCTACCCTACCCTCTG GTGGTTGTTCAGAGATGGACTGCTCCCAGAGGAGACTCACTTTGTGGGCTTCGCCCGCTCTGACCTGACAGTGGATGCAATCCGTACTGCTTGCCTGCCTCACATGAAG GTGGCAGATGGTGAAGCTGAGCGTCTATCGGCATTCTTCAGTCGAAACTCGTACCTGAGTGGGAGGTACAATGAAGAAAGCTCCTTCTCACAGCTGCACACGCACCTGTGCGCCCTtcctggggggggaggggcaaacCGCCTCTTCTACCTGGCCCTGCCCCCCAGCGTCTACCATGACGTCACCAAGAACATCCGCCACCACTGCATGAGCAGAAA GGGATGGAACAGAGTGATTGTGGAGAAGCCCTTCGGCCGTGACCTGCAGAGCTCGGAGGAGCTGTCTGCCCATCTGTCCTCCCTCTTCAGCGAGGACCAGATCTACCGCATCGACCACTACCTGGGCAAGGAGATGGTGCAGAACCTGATGGTGCTGAG GTTTGGGAACAGGATTTTTGGGCCTGTCTGGAATCGGGATAGCGTGGCTTGTGTGGTCCTGACTTTTAAAGAGCCCTTTGGCACCCAGGGGCGGGGTGGCTACTTTGATGACTTCGGGATCATCCG TGATGTCATGCAGAACCACCTGCTGCAGATGCTCAgcctggttgccatggagaagcCAGCCTCCACCAGCTCTGATGATGTGAGGGATGAGAAG GTAAAAGTTCTGAAGTGCATCAGTCCAGTGTCACTGTCTGATGTTGTACTGGGGCAGTATGGAGGCAATCCTGCGGGAGAGGGTGATGCCAAGCTGGGGTACCTGGATGACCCCACTGTCCCCAAAGGCTCTCACACCGCCACCTTTGCCACCGCTGTGCTGTATGTCCACAACGAGCGCTGGGATG gTGTGCCCTTCATCCTGCGGTGTGGCAAGGCCCTGAACGAGCGCAAGGCGGAGGTGCGGCTGCAGTTCACCGACGTGCCGGGCGATATCTTCTCAGACCAGTGCCAGCGTAATGAGTTGGTGGTGCGTGTGCAGCCCAATGAGGCCATCTACGCCAAGATGATGAGCAAGAAGCCGGGCGTCTACTTCAGCCCCGAGGAGACAGAGTTGGACCTCACCTACCACAGCCGCTACAAG GACGTGAAGCTCCCAGATGCGTACGAGCGGCTCATCCTTGATGTTTTCTGCGGGAGCCAGATGCACTTCGTCCGCAG tGATGAGTTGAGGGAAGCCTGGAGGATCTTCACTCCTCTTCTTCATCAAATTGAACAAGAGAAAACTGTTCCCATTCCATACACCTACGGAAG TCGAGGGCCCCCTGAGGCAGATGAACTGGTGAAAAGAGTGGGATTTCGATATGAAGGCACTTACAAGTGGGTCAACCCCCACACACAGTAA